From a single Maylandia zebra isolate NMK-2024a linkage group LG3, Mzebra_GT3a, whole genome shotgun sequence genomic region:
- the kdm6ba gene encoding uncharacterized protein kdm6ba isoform X1, translated as MHHPIEQFGGRGTRDSFPLDELNRGPWPPVGGRAWQPPARCSPTMNQHQLLPHLPPGPMGGLNHHSKYFSNGPMRGSEKLDLPQPMLPPLQREQQRPSHHLHPPPHHRAWEISQLYDSHLPPRGHPVMPLPNDLSLRLHNGGYAGSGGPPPNPHFPSRGPNQMLKFGGPQEQNVPRGPPLLGDDMWAQVHQQRPYPGKMQGGQLKRPGPPLGEHSVIQHTPSPSLHTPSQPAAEECPSPSKRKKSSDQVSHPGLQRFSGAGQSLPQQQSSAQHHPPKPAFWNPIHKDSSVPWQPQTSERKNPQSQFQENNKQGMGSYNQKSSPASLAPSNLSPLPNSPPGSYNQGCAPKLQKDKLQPQAVNHRSPHSSYPSPGSKPERAPPCQAKETRGSQMQRGPFIGGQGGSQATSHTASTPTRGDRDHHRHAQSSPANISATGSNNSSSSVPYSHFQPHPGLVHQGPPPPPPQASSTSVPQQQQSGPHEAWRYQSTPSNHSLESGSYRPPGLLPQCQQSHNQVVDSRHPGSSRHQHHVSPPLPPTRTPVITTNPPMSQTPYSVSRHSNSSGSNRVAMAASSAVATSPPAGCSVNNDSTSNRWQGGREPAPQTPTSAVTNSKSHRDALQQPGNHRGPAPTANQSHQHGATKSQHMKGKMAYYAQAQLEKPPFSSSSSLFSSGQNRAGDSVITSTVSSPLSNSPTYCPVSHSTVSAAPQPSSPALPSKQMFSHPRTPTSVPQSIEEALDKLDAELEGHMQAEERRKLEREAQERKRREEEREKREWEMRQKQEEERKRLELEKKEEERKRELEKQEEENRRREQERQERKKEEERRRIEVERLEKERKKREWEKQEEERKRREWEKERKRREWEKQEEERKRREWEKQQEEEKRRREAERHEQERKKRQLEWEEEEKKKQKELVRKEEEKKRMERNRDDKLCSAKGKEQAAIENLERLLCENTSTVPPPPPLSSVTASPSGPSPPSAQASPPYPWLSRGGVLPCQSGQTPAVAAIAAHVERLRPPPLTPQTDYAREKQRQREMWSTNGGMTFSPSSTNNTSGMNQPVYPNKPPAMQTAPSQSKDPARERDSSQHSLPTVALREPPKLYHAFSRENLPPLSSTSTGGILNKQLTRGGLEIADSDSAQFEEESSESTLLPDGLANIMAMLDESIKKEEEMYNSEKNGPTGLIGTFSPSAEPNKNYLCAPDLVPATKHQPSHEDRSNASPPVLSRQGSLASPCSRTSSLNEDDEDYLKPSPNNPKQPVHMPVGIGNTNYRHSDLAKLYGLPEQIKSDADEDEDEEDSEAPSCSPPPQRPHLHQTGVNSMFKSLATVLESQKYAYRGGPFGRPPPSALVGVKYSSSLSLGPDICCQQQSSSPTSDSTNPPFSPALPPMKSSPRSLLEDKKLKLEDSDVWTDEGDSEESFTFIKKKSIPTIKPIRVMKEEQELTTISESSLAELGKSCEVMLSRQSLHYKSSYKKHDSQGQMGNRHKPEKVREHREKGRSRDRQRDKEKKRKHGHSSSRKHEDRKEKKKHRDKKDSSSSTHSSSSHKRHKDGKSHKEKDRRILSDLNLQRREGSEKTFGLYETEKRKCKEASSTSSTSEGERREWTGERSSEHKKGESGSSLGSTDLMKLKALSDGPPKELKIRLIKVESGDRETFIASEVEEKRIPLKDISIKNTASEIIRSCKAARLKGKFKESYLLPAFSVKPIISKEEPIPREKLNPPTPSIYLESKRDAFSPVLLQFCTDAKNPVTVIRGLAGSLRLNLGLFSTKSLVEANADQMVEVRTQVQQPADENWDPSGTGQTWPCESSRSHTTIAKYAQYQASSFQESLQEEKGSDEEEDEDDEKKPPSSSETPNKDSSKETCNGEQKPVGKIIKFGTNIDLSDPKRWKPQLQELQKLPAFMRVSSSGNMLTHVGHTILGMNSVQLYMKVPGSRTPGHQENNNFCSVNINIGPGDCEWFCVHENYWQAISDFCEKHGVDYLTGSWWPVLEDLYNANIPVYRFIQRPGDLVWINAGTVHWVQAVGWCNNIAWNVGPLNGYQYQLALERFEWNEVKKVKSIVPMIHVSWNVARTLKISDPDTYKMIKHCLMQSMKHIQILRDQLVAEGKKISYQSRVKDEPAYYCNECDVEVFNLLFVTSENNSRKSYVVHCEDCARHRNPSLTNVVVLEQYRIEELMNVYDSFTLASSSR; from the exons ATGCATCACCCAATAGAGCAGTTTGGCGGGCGAGGCACACGGGATTCCTTCCCTCTGGACGAACTCAACCGGGGGCCATGGCCTCCCGTGGGCGGCCGCGCCTGGCAGCCACCTGCCAG GTGTTCACCTACGATGAACCAACACCAGCTACTTCCCCATCTACCTCCTGGACCTATGGGTGGATTAAACCATCACAGCAAATATTTCAGTAATGG GCCGATGCGAGGAAGCGAGAAGCTCGATCTCCCACAGCCAATGTTACCACCTCTGCAGAGGGAGCAGCAGAGACCTTCCCACCATCTTCATCCTCCACCTCATCACAGAGCGTGGGAAATTAGCCAGCTATATGATTCCCACCTTCCTCCTCGAGGACATCCGGTCATGCCCCTGCCCAATGACCTCTCGCTCCGTCTCCATAATGGAGGCTACGCGGGCAGCGGCGGACCTCCACCTAACCCCCATTTCCCCTCCAGGGGGCCAAACCAAATGCTGAAA TTTGGGGGTCCTCAGGAGCAGAATGTTCCCCGGGGTCCACCTTTGCTGGGAGATGACATGTGGGCTCAGGTGCACCAG CAGAGGCCATACCCAGGAAAGATGCAAGGAGGTCAGCTGAAGCGACCAGGCCCTCCACTGGGTGAACACTCTGTTATCCAACACACGCCTTCACCATCGCTGCATACGCCCTCACAGCCTGCAGCAGAGGAGTGTCCCAGCCCcagcaaaaggaaaaagagtTCAGATCAG GTATCTCACCCTGGGCTGCAACGTTTCTCTGGTGCTGGCCAATCTTTGCCACAGCAGCAGTCGTCTGCTCAGCACCACCCTCCAAAGCCCGCCTTCTGGAACCCCATTCACAAGGACAGCAGTGTTCCCTGGCAGCCACAAACCTCAGAGCGCAAGAACCCACAATCACAGTTCCAG gaaaacaacaaacaaggTATGGGCAGCTACAACCAGAAGTCCTCTCCTGCATCTTTGGCCCCTTCCAACCTCTCTCCTTTACCCAACTCCCCTCCAGGAAGCTACAACCAGGGATGTGCTCCTAAGCTTCAGAAAGACAAGTTACAACCTCAGGCTGTAAACCATCGGTCCCCTCACTCCTCCTACCCTAGTCCCGGCTCCAAACCGGAGAGAGCTCCACCATGCCAAGCTAAAGAGACTCGTGGTTCTCAGATGCAGAGAGGCCCTTTTATTGGGGGCCAAGGTGGCAGCCAAGCTACCTCTCACACAGCATCAACTCCAACCAGGGGAGACAGAGATCATCACCGACATGCCCAGTCGTCACCAGCAAACATTTCTGCGACTggcagcaacaacagcagcagcagtgtgccTTACAGCCACTTCCAGCCTCATCCAGGGCTGGTCCACCAgggtcctcctcctccaccgccTCAAGCCAGCAGCACCTCAGTACCTCAGCAACAGCAAAGCGGTCCACATGAGGCCTGGAGATATCAGAGCACGCCCAGCAATCACTCCCTG GAGTCGGGCAGCTACAGGCCTCCAGGGCTGCTACCTCAGTGCCAGCAGAGCCACAATCAGGTCGTGGATAGTCGGCATCCAGGTTCCTCCCGGCATCAACATCACGTCAGCCCTCCCCTGCCACCTACTCGAACACCTGTCATCACAACCAACCCTCCTATGTCCCAGACCCCCTACTCTGTCAGCCGCCATAGCAACAGCAGCGGCTCTAATAGAGTTGCTATGGCTGCTTCCTCTGCAGTGGCCACatctccccctgctggctgCTCTGTGAACAATGACAGTACTAGTAACCGCTGGCAAGGAGGAAGGGAGCCAGCCCCACAAACCCCTACCAGTGCCGTCACTAACTCCAAATCTCACAGGGATGCTCTGCAGCAGCCAGGCAATCATCGAGGCCCAGCTCCTACCGCAAACCAGTCTCACCAACACGGAGCTACCAAGTCCCAGCATATGAAGGGGAAGATGGCGTACTATGCTCAGGCTCAACTGGAAAAACCTCCAttttcctcctcatcttctCTGTTCTCCTCAGGGCAAAACAGGGCAGGGGACAGTGTGATTACAAGCACAGTTTCTAGTCCACTTTCCAACTCTCCAACTTACTGCCCAGTTTCTCACTCCACCGTCAGCGCTGCGCCTCAACCATCCAGCCCAGCCCTCCCCTCCAAACAGATGTTCTCTCATCCGCGAACTCCAACCTCTGTCCCTCAGTCCATTGAAGAGGCTCTCGACAAACTCGATGCTGAGCTAGAGGGACACATGCAAgctgaggagaggaggaagCTAGAGAGAGAGGcgcaagaaagaaaaagaagagaagaagagagagaaaagagggaatgggaaatgagacaaaaacaggaagaggagaggaagaggctAGAGCTGGAAaagaaggaagaggagaggaaaagagagctggagaagcaggaggaggagaacaggagaagagaacaagagaggcaggagagaaagaaagaagaggagagacGGAGAATAGAAGTGGAGCGACtggagaaagagaggaagaagagagagtgggagaagcaagaagaggagaggaaaaggaGAGAATGGGAGAAGGAAAGGAAGAGGAGAGAGTGGGAGAAGCAAGAAGAGGAAAGGAAAAGGAGAGAGTGGgagaagcagcaggaggaggagaaaaggagGAGGGAAGCAGAAAGGCACGagcaggagagaaagaaaagacagctgGAAtgggaggaggaagaaaagaaaaaacaaaaagagctagtgaggaaagaggaagagaaaaaaaggatgGAGAGAAACAGAGACGACAAACTGTGCAGCGCAAAAGGAAAAGAGCAGGCTGCTATCGAAAATCTAGAAAGGCTACTCTGTGAAAACACCTCCACGGTGCCCCCACCTCCTCCCCTCTCTTCTGTCACTGCATCTCCTTCAGGTCCATCTCCACCCAGTGCTCAGGCTTCTCCTCCATACCCCTGGCTAAGCCGTGGTGGTGTGCTCCCCTGCCAATCAGGCCAGACACCCGCCGTTGCCGCTATTGCCGCTCATGTCGAAAGGCTGCGGCCTCCTCCTCTTACACCTCAGACAGACTATGCCAGAGAAAAGCAAAGGCAGAGGGAGATGTGGAGTACCAATGGCGGAATGACATTCAGTCCTTCTTCAACAAACAATACCTCAGGGATGAACCAGCCGGTGTACCCCAACAAGCCCCCGGCGATGCAAACTGCACCCAGCCAATCCAAAGACCCAGCCAGGGAGAGAGACAGCAGCCAACACTCTCTCCCCACGGTGGCACTAAGAGAGCCGCCGAAACTGTATCACGCCTTTTCTAGAGAAAACCTCCCACCTCTGTCCTCCACCTCCACCGGGGGAATCCTCAACAAGCAGCTGACCAGAGGTGGTTTGGAAATCGCTGACTCTGACAGCGCTCAGTTTGAGGAGGAGTCCTCTGAGTCCACGCTGCTTCCCGACGGTCTGGCTAACATTATGGCCATGCTGGACGAATCCATCAAAAAGGAAGAGGAGATGTATAACAGTGAAAAGAATGGGCCCACAGGTCTCATTGGCACCTTTTCTCCCAGTGCTGAGCCCAACAAGAACTATCTTTGCGCCCCAGACTTGGTTCCGGCGACCAAACATCAGCCCAGTCATGAAGACCGATCCAACGCCAGTCCTCCTGTGCTCAGCCGCCAAGGCTCTCTGGCATCACCTTGCAGCCGAACATCTTCTCTCAACGAGGACGACGAGGACTATCTTAAACCTTCTCCAAATAATCCTAAACAGCCCGTGCACATGCCAGTGGGAATAGGGAACACCAATTACCGTCACAGTGACTTGGCTAAACTTTATGGTCTCCCTGAACAGATTAAAAGTGACGCTGAtgaggatgaagatgaagaggatTCCGAGGCCCCATCTTGTTCTCCGCCACCCCAAAGACCCCACCTTCATCAGACGGGTGTTAATAGCATGTTCAAGTCTCTAGCAACTGTCCTAGAGAGCCAGAAGTATGCCTACCGTGGCGGGCCTTTTGGGAGACCTCCTCCATCAGCTCTGGTTGGGGTCAAGTATTCCTCTTCGCTGTCACTGGGCCCGGATATCTGCTGCCAGCAGCAAAGCAGTTCTCCCACATCAGACTCAACAAACCCACCATTCAGTCCTGCTCTCCCACCCATGAAGTCCTCTCCTCGTTCTCTACTGGAAGATAAGAAGCTGAAATTAGAGGACTCGGATGTCTGGACAGATGAAGGGGACTCAGAGGAAAGCTTCacctttattaaaaagaaaagcattccTACGATAAAGCCTATCAGGGTGATGAAGGAGGAGCAAGAGTTGACAACCATCTCTGAATCTTCTTTGGCAGAGTTGGGCAAGAGCTGTGAGGTCATGCTTAGCCGACAGTCACTCCATTACAAGAGCTCCTACAAAAAACATGACAGCCAAGGTCAAATGGGGAACAGACACAAACCCGAGAAAGTAagggaacacagagagaaaggcagaagcagagacagacagagggacaaagaaaagaagagaaagcaCGGTCATAGCAGCAGCAGAAAGCATGAagatagaaaagaaaagaaaaagcatagaGACAAGAAAGATTCTTCTTCATCCACCCATTCCAGTTCCAGCCACAAGCGGCACAAAGATGGCAAGAGCCATAAAGAGAAAGATCGCAGAATCCTAAGTGATCTCAATCTCCAGAGAAGGGAGGGCTCAGAGAAAACCTTTGGTCTctatgaaactgaaaaaaggaaATGCAAGGAAGCATCCAGTACCAGCTCCACAAGCGAAGGCGAGCGTAGAGAATGGACGGGAGAAAGATCTTCTGAGCACAAAAAAGGCGAATCTGGGTCTTCGTTAGGTTCTACGGATTTAATGAAATTGAAGGCGTTGTCAGATGGACCACCAAAAGAGCTCAAGATTCGGCTGATCAAAGTGGAGAGCGGCGACAGGGAGACGTTCATTGCCTCAGAGGTGGAGGAAAAAAGGATTCCGCTGAAGGACATCAGCATCAAGAACACTGCAAGTGAGATTATCCGATCCTGCAA GGCAGCCAGACTCAAAGGGAAGTTTAAAGAATCCTACTTACTGCCAGCCTTCTCTGTGAAACCCATCATAAGCAAAGAGGAACCAATTCCCAGGGAGAAACTCAACCCTCCTACACCCAGCATCTAT TTGGAAAGCAAGAGGGACGCCTTCTCCCCTGTCCTCCTGCAGTTCTGTACTGACGCCAAGAATCCCGTTACTGTCATCCGAGGACTAGCTGGATCTTTGCGACTCA ACCTGGGGCTCTTTTCAACAAAATCCCTGGTGGAAGCCAATGCAGATCAGATGGTGGAGGTGAGGACTCAAGTGCAGCAACCTGCCGACGAGAACTGGGACCCTAGTGGCACGGGCCAGACGTGGCCCTGCGAGAGCAGCCGCTCCCACACCACCATCGCCAAGTACGCCCAGTACCAGGCCTCCAGCTTCCAGGAGTCTCTCCAG GAGGAGAAAGGcagtgatgaagaggaggatgaagacgATGAGAAGAAGCCACCCAGCAGTTCTGAGACTCCCAACAAAGACAGCTCTAAAGAAACTTGCAA TGGTGAGCAGAAACCAGTTGGGAAAATCATTAAATTTGGCACCAACATTGATCTCTCTGATCCCAAGAG GTGGAAGCCTCAGCTTCAGGAGCTGCAGAAGCTTCCAGCATTTATGCGCGTGTCATCCAGCGGAAACATGCTGACCCATGTCGGACACACCATCTTAGGCATGAACAGCGTCCAGCTCTACATGAAGGTCCCAGGGAGCCGAACACCAG GTCACCAGGAGAACAACAACTTTTGTTCAGTGAACATCAATATTGGCCCTGGAGACTGCGAGTGGTTCTGTGTCCATGAGAACTACTGGCAGGCCATCAGTGACTTCTGTGAGAA GCACGGAGTGGACTACCTGACAGGGTCCTGGTGGCCAGTACTGGAGGACCTTTACAACGCCAACATCCCAGTCTACCGCTTCATCCAGCGGCCTGGAGACTTGGTGTGGATAAATGCTGGTACTGTTCACTGGGTTCAGGCTGTGGGCTGGTGCAACAATATTGCCTGGAATGTTGGACCCTTGAATG GCTACCAGTATCAGCTGGCGCTCGAGAGGTTTGAGTGGAACGAAGTGAAGAAGGTGAAGTCCATTGTCCCCATGATTCATGTGTCCTGGAATGTGGCCCGCACTCTGAAGATCAGTGACCCAGACACCTACAAGATGATCAA ACACTGCCTGATGCAGTCCATGAAGCACATCCAGATCCTGCGTGACCAGCTGGTGGCTGAAGGCAAAAAGATTTCCTATCAGAGTCGAGTCAAAGACGAGCCTGCCTACTACTGCAACGAGTGCGAT GTGGAGGTGTTCAATTTGTTGTTTGTGACGAGTGAGAACAACAGCAGGAAGTCGTACGTGGTTCACTGCGAGGACTGCGCACGCCACCGCAACCCGAGCCTGACCAACGTAGTTGTGCTGGAGCAGTACCGCATAGAGGAGCTCATGAACGTATACGATTCCTTCACCCTG GCCTCCTCCTCCCGATGA